The Lepus europaeus isolate LE1 chromosome 6, mLepTim1.pri, whole genome shotgun sequence genome includes a window with the following:
- the CHAMP1 gene encoding chromosome alignment-maintaining phosphoprotein 1, with protein MEVFQELQKPSTRWECDHCSFRGTDYENVQIHMGTIHPEFCDEMDAGGLGKMIFYQKSAKLFHCHKCFFTSKMYSNVYYHITSKHAAPERWNDKPKHQLNKDTDPVKSPPLSEHQKMSSNSAELLKAVPTLSMETQKLGPVLSPESPKPTPLTPLEPQKPGPVVSPDLQTPLPSPEPSKPAPVSSPELPKSGPVLESQKPVPVPSPEPQKLAPLSPELVKAPLVNPKSQKHSHFPETLGPPSALSPESPVLAASPEPWGPSPTASPESRKPAQTASPEPRKPSPSESPEPWKPFPAVSPEPRRPAPAVSPGSWKPGPPGSPRPWKSSPSASSGPWKPAKPAPSVSPGPWRPIPSISPGPWKPAPSASPASWKSSSVSSGSWKTPPTSPESWKSGPPELRKTASTLSPEHWKAVPPVSPELRKPGAPLSPEIRSPAGSPELRKPSGSPDLWKRSPEQRKTSPGSLDFPESQKSSRGGSPDIWKSSFFIEPQKPVFPETRKPGPPGPSESPKAASDIWKPVLSVDTEPRKPALFPESTKTAPPASPEPRKRALFPEPWKHSLFPELPRSAVFSESQKAVELSGELQIDALGDQKCDILVQEELLGTPKKLLEDTLFPSSKKLKKDNQDSSDAELSSSEYIKTDLDAVDLKGQESSSDQEQVDVESVDFSKDNKMDMTSPEQSKNVLQFTEEKEAFISEEEIAKYMKRGKGKYYCKICCCRAMKKGAVLHHLVNKHNVHSPYKCTICGKAFLLESLLKNHVAAHGQSLLKCPRCNFESNFPRGFKKHLTHCQSRHNEEANKKLMEALEPPMEEQQI; from the coding sequence ATGGAAGTGTTCCAGGAGCTTCAGAAGCCATCGACGCGCTGGGAGTGTGACCACTGCAGTTTCAGAGGCACAGACTATGAAAATGTACAGATCCACATGGGCACCATCCATCCAGAATTTTGTGATGAAATGGATGCTGGTGGGTTAGGTAAAATGATATTTTACCAGAAAAGTGCAAAGCTGTTTCACTGCCATAAATGCTTCTTCACTAGCAAGATGTACTCTAATGTGTATTACCATATCACATCCAAACACGCAGCCCCAGAGAGGTGGAATGATAAACCAAAACATCAGTTGAACAAAGACACAGATCCTGTGAAAAGCCCTCCTCTTTCTGAGCACCAGAAAATGTCCTCTAACTCTGCAGAGCTCCTAAAAGCTGTACCTACCCTTTCTATGGAAACACAAAAACTTGGTCCGGTTTTGTCGCCAGAATCACCAAAACCTACCCCTCTAACTCCCTTGGAGCCTCAGAAACCCGGACCTGTTGTTTCTCCTGACTTGCAGAcacctcttccttctcctgaGCCGTCAAAACCTGCTCCCGTTTCTTCTCCTGAACTTCCAAAATCAGGCCCTGTTTTGGAATCTCAAAAGCCTGTTCCCGTTCCTTCTCCAGAACCACAGAAACTTGCCCCTCTATCTCCTGAACTAGTAAAGGCTCCTCTTGTTAATCCCAAATCCCAGAAACACTCTCATTTCCCAGAAACATTGGGGCCACCTTCAGCCTTATCTCCAGAGTCACCTGTTCTGGCTGCCTCCCCTGAACCTTGGGGACCTTCCCCAACTGCATCTCCAGAATCTCGAAAGCCAGCCCAGACTGCTTCTCCTGAGCCAAGGAAGCCATCCCCGTCAGAGTCTCCTGAACCATGGAAGCCAttccctgctgtctccccagagCCTAGGAGACCAGCCCCAGCGGTATCACCAGGGTCTTGGAAGCCAGGGCCTCCTGGGTCACCCAGGCCTTGGAAATCCAGTCCATCAGCCTCCTCTGGACCGTGGAAGCCAGCTAAAcctgctccatctgtgtctcctggaCCCTGGAGACCAATTCCTTCCATATCACCTGGACCTTGGAAGCCAGCTCCATCTGCATCCCCTGCGTCCTGGAAGTCTTCGTCAGTCTCTTCTGGATCCTGGAAAACTCCTCCCACATCTCCTGAGTCATGGAAGTCTGGCCCCCCAGAGCTCCGAAAGACAGCCTCCACGTTGTCACCTGAACACTGGAAGGCAGTTCCCCCAGTGTCTCCTGAGCTTCGCAAACCAGGCGCACCGCTCTCCCCAGAGATCCGTAGTCCAGCAGGATCTCCAGAGCTCAGAAAACCATCAGGGTCGCCAGACTTGTGGAAGCGTTCTCCTGAGCAGCGAAAAACTTCTCCTGGTTCACTTGATTTTCCTGAATCCCAGAAGAGTTCTCGTGGTGGTTCTCCTGATATCTGgaagtcttccttttttatcGAACCTCAGAAACCTGTCTTCCCGGAGACCAGGAAGCCAGGTCCTCCTGGGCCATCTGAGTCCCCCAAAGCAGCCTCGGATATCTGGAAGCCCGTTCTCTCTGTTGATACTGAGCCTAGAAAACCTGCTCTCTTTCCTGAGTCTACCAAAACAGCACCTCCTGCTTCTCCTGAACCACGAAAACGTGCGCTTTTCCCAGAGCCGTGGAAACACAGCCTTTTCCCTGAACTTCCCCGATCGGCTGTATTCTCAGAGTCTCAGAAGGCCGTTGAGCTTAGTGGTGAATTACAAATAGATGCCCTAGGTGATCAAAAGTGTGATATTTTGGTTCAAGAAGAACTTCTAGGTACACCTAAGAAACTCTTGGAAGATACTCTATTTCCGTCTTCAAAGAAACTCAAGAAAGACAACCAAGACAGCTCAGACGCCGAGCTCAGTAGTAGTGAGTATATAAAGACAGATCTGGATGCAGTAGACCTCAAGGGGCAAGAATCAAGTAGTGATCAAGAGCAGGTGGATGTGGAATCGGTTGATTTTAGCAAAGACAACAAAATGGACATGACTAGTCCAGAACAGTCCAAAAATGTACTACAGTTTACTGAAGAAAAAGAAGCGTTTATCTCTGAAGAAGAGATTGCAAAATATATGAAGCGTGGAAAAGGAAAGTATTATTGCAAAATTTGTTGCTGCCGGGCTATGAAAAAAGGTGCTGTTTTGCATCATTTGGTTAATAAACATAATGTCCATAGCCCTTACAAATGCACAATTTGTGGAAAGGCTTTTCTTTTGGAATCTCTCCTTAAGAATCATGTAGCAGCCCATGGGCAAAGTTTACTTAAATGTCCACGTTGTAATTTTGAATCAAATTTCCCAAGAGGCTTTAAGAAACATTTAACTCATTGTCAAAGCCGGCACAATGAAGAGGCAAACAAGAAGCTCATGGAAGCTCTGGAGCCACCCATGGAGGAGCAGCAGATCTGA